The genomic DNA CGCGAAGATGCGCCTTCGCCCGGGTGCTGCCGGTCATAGATTGCTACGGAACGCCCGGCCCTAGCCAGCGTCATCCCTGCGGTCAGCCCTGCATAACCGGCACCGACGATGGCAACATCCACCTGCCGCTCAAGCGGCATTTCAGGCAGAGGGGCCACAGGCGCAGCTTCCCACCAATAGGGCGTGCTTTTCAAAGCGATATTTTCAGCGGGCATCACTGGCTCCTGCGGGGTGTTATAGGTGACGATCAAATTGCACAGCGCCGATAACCCAGAGAATGCGCGCAGGTGCGTCGCTTTCATTTCTGAAGCCATGGTCGAGCGAGCTATCAAAGACGAAACTATCGCCCTCTTTTAAGGTGGCGCTCTGCCCGTTGACGTGGAGGGTCAACTCTCCCTCGAGGACAAGGCCACCTTTTTCCGCAGGGTAACTCAGCGCGGTGTTGCCAGAGCTGCCTTCGGGCGCGAGCGTGAGGATCATCATCTGTAGATGATGATTTCCGCCCGAGGTCAGTAATTCCTTTTGCAGCGGGCCTAGATCGATATGAGGGCGTTTCTCAGCGCGGCGCAGGAATGGGGGGTCTTCGGTCGAGCTTTCGGCGGTATCGCTGAACATTTCCTGCATAGGCATGTTCAGTGCTCTGCGGAGCGCAGTCAGGACCCGCATTGATGGATTTGCAATATCGCGCTCAATCTGGCTGATCATCCCAACCGAGACGCCGGATTCCCGCGCCAGCTCTTGCAGAGACAAGCCTTTTTCGTGGCGCTGTCGCCGAAAAGTCGAACCGATTGGGGTGTCGGGGGCGGGCGTTGGTGTGGTCATGTGCAACCCTGTGCAGAAGTTCGCAAAAAAGGCCAAATGCCGCCTTCTGTTTTCAATACTGAAAGCTCGCAGCAAAAGTTTCAAGGAGATATTTAGATTATCACAAATTTTGGGCGTGACTAAGTAAAAATTTTCACTATATTGATAAATCTAATTTCAATAATGAAAAATCTTTCGGGAGGGCAGGCCGCGTGACCGCACAAGTCGAACGCTTAGAAAAAACGGCTGACCTGGTGCTTTCGGTCCGCAATCTCACTGTTGATCTGCCTAAGGGGATGGAGCGCGGACATGCTGTGCGGGACATATCCTTTGACTTGCCCCAGGGAAAAATCCTTTGCGTGATCGGCGAATCGGGCTCGGGGAAATCGGTCACGGCGAATGCGGTGATGGGGCTGTTGCCGCCCTTGATGCGGGTGTCCTCCGGGGAGATACTATTTCAGGGGAGGGACCTTCTGGCGCTCGATGAGTCGTCGTTGCGTGAGTTGCGAGGCCGGGTTGTCTCCATGATATTTCAGGACCCCCTGTCGGCGCTGAATCCACTCATGACCGTGGGTGATCAAGTGATCGAGGTAATGGCCGCGCATAATGAGGGGGCGCCTCAATCGCGAAAGGCACGTGCGGTGGAGCTGTTGACCGAGGTTGGCCTGCCGGACCCCGCGCTGATGTTACATCAATACCCGTTTCGGCTTTCCGGTGGTCAACGCCAGCGTGTGATGATCGCCATGGCGTTGGCGCTCGAGCCCGACCTCCTAATAGCTGATGAACCAACAACCGCCCTGGATGTCACCACGCAAGCCCAGATCCTCGAACTGATCCAGCAAATCCAGCGCAAGAAAGGCATGAGCGTCCTGTTCATTACGCATGATTTTGGCGTTGTGGCTGAGATCGCTGACCAGGTGATCGTGATGGAAAAGGGGTTGATGGTCGAGCAAGGCGATGCCGACTCCGTTTTGAGTGCGCCGCAACACCCCTACACCAAGCGCCTGATTGCTGCTGTTCCTAGGTTGAACAAGAACAATCGCGCTGCCGGATTGGATCTGTGTGGTTACGACGAAGCCCCAGTGCTGGCTGTCGAAAATCTCAATAAGATCTACCGCAGCGGCGGCGGCTGGTTTAGACGGGCGCGGGAAGTCAACGCCGTTCAGGATGCAAGTTTTAATTTGTGGCGGGGCAGGACGCTGGGAGTCGTCGGGGAAAGCGGGTCTGGCAAAACTTCCCTTGGGCGCCTCCTGATCAAGCTGCTCGACAGTGACAGTGGCCGGATTCTTTACCGCGGTCAGGATGTTGCCCGAATGAAGGAGAAAGATTTTCGTCCACTGCGCCCTAAGATCCAGATGATTTTTCAAGACCCCTTCGCGTCGCTCAACCCTCGCTCCACAATTGGTCATATTTTGACGGTCGGCCCGATCGCGCAGGGTATGAAGTCTGCCGCCGCAAAATCCAAAGCGCTAGGGATCTTAGAAAAAGTCGGGCTAGACGCTGGGGTTCTTGGTCGTTATCCGCACGAATTTTCGGGCGGACAGCGGCAGCGTGTTGGGATTGCGCGAGCCTTGATGTTCGACCCTGACGTGCTTGTGGCGGACGAAGCGGTTTCTGCACTTGATGTTTCAATTCAGGCGCAGACCCTCAAGCTCCTTGACGATATCCAGCGTGAGACTCAGGTTGCGATGTTCTTTATTACCCATGACCTGCGCGTCGCCAGTCAGATCTGTGACGAAATTCTCGTGATGCAGAAGGGCCGGATCGTGGAATCCGGGCCGCCCTCACAGATTTTTCACGCCCCGCAAAACGCCTACACGCGCGAACTGGTCGCGGCCATTCCGGGCAGAGACCACGTTCTGCAAACGGCCTGAAACCCATATCCTAGGGAGGATTAAGACTATGACACTTGCCAAGATGAACCGCCGCGAGGCCCTGACGATGATCGGGCTGACAGGTGCTGCAGGCGCGCTTGCGCCGAACCTGCTGGTCAGCGCCGCCTATGCCGGACGCCCCGAAGCCCCGACCGGTCAGATCGTTGTCGGGACCAGCCAGGAACCCACCGTTTTCAATCCGCTGATGCCGCGGATCGAAGTCGACGATGGGGTTCAGCTTTCCCTCTTTGACGGCTTGGTCCGGATCAGCCCCGAGGGCGAATTCATTCCCGCCCTGGCGGCAGAGGTGCCGACGATCGAAAATGGTGGCCTCTCCGAGGACGGGCTCAACTGGCATTTCAAGCTGCGCGATGATGTGACTTGGCACGATGGCACGCCCTTCACCGCGGAGGATGTCAAATTCACCCTCGAGCTGGTGATGGACCCCAATTTCCGCAGCTGGCGGACCACCGGCCATGAGCTGGTGCGCGAGATCGAAGTCATTTCCCCGACCGAGATCAAATGGCGGATGGAGGAGGCCTTCGCCCCCTATATGTCGATCCTGGTTGAGACCATGATGGTGCCCAAACATATCCTCGGCCCGCTGGAAGACCGCAACGAAGCGCCCTTCAATCAGGCCCCGATCGGTACCGGTGCCTTCAAATGGGGCAGCCGCAAGGCCGGGGATCACCTGGAACTGGTCGCCAACCCCGATTATTTCGGCGAAGGGCCCTATAGCGAGCGGCTGATCTTCAAGTATATCCCCGATATGACGGTGCTCTACACGCAGTTCAAGAGCGGCGACATCGATATTATCAGCAACCAGTACATCACACCCGACAACTACGCCGAAGCCAAGGAACTGCCCGGCAAGGAGGTGAGCGTGGTCCCGTCCTCGACGGTGGAGACGGTGTTTTTCAACACCGAAAAGCCGCAGTTCCAGGACAAGGCGGTACGTCAGGCGATCTATGCCGCGCTGGACAAGCAGACCATCATTGACGCTATTTACTACGGCTTGCCTACGCCGGCCGAAAGCTATTTGCCCCAACAGTCCTTTTTCTACAACCCTGACCTGCCCAAGCATGAATACAGCGTCGAGACAGCCAACAAGTTGCTAGATGATGCTGGCTGGGCACGCGGCTCAGACGGTATCCGTGAAAAGGACGGCGTGCGTCTTTCCTTCAGCAACTCCACCACATCCGGCAACCACTTGCGTGAACAAGCGCAGCAATTCATTCAGCAAACGCTGGGCGAGGCCGGAATCGAAATGACGATCGAGAATAAGCCGCCTGCGGTCATGTGGGGCGAATATTGGACCCAGTCCCAATTTGATTCCGTCATCGTCGGCATTGTCTTTACCACCGGTGCCGATGCGGATGTCACCGTGCGCTTTGCGTCTGACGCTATTCCCGCCAAGGGAGGCCGAGGGTCGAACACCGGCCAGTACCAGAACGCCGAGGTTGACACTTTGCTGGAAGAAGCGGGGCGTATCTTTGATCAGAAGAAACGCAAGGAAATCTATGCCCGCGTGCAGGAGGTCATCCGCGACGACCTACCGCTGCTGCCGTTGTTCCAATATGCGACTGTGCGCGGCCATAAAGAAGGTCTCAAGGGGATTGAGCCGAACATCAACACCCGGATCGATACCTGGAACACCGCCCAATATTACTGGGACAATTGACCATCTGATGGGGCGCGCCTCGGAGCGCCCCATCCTCCGAACCCCGCGAAAAGGTTGACCCGAACATGGCTGGATATCTGATAAGACGTCTGTGGCAGAGCATCATCTTGCTGATCATCGTGTCGATGATCGGCTTTGGCGTGTTGCATCTGACCCCCGGAGGCCCGCTCTCGCAATATGCGCTGACACCGGGCATGACTCAGGAAACCATGGACAGGATCGCCGAGCAGATGGGCCTGAACCGGCCCATTCCCATTCAATATCTCGAGTGGGCCTGGCGGCTGCTTCAGGGCGATTGGGGCACGTCCTACCGCGACCAGCAGCCGGTTTTGACCGTTATCGGGCGGCATCTCTTCGCCACGCTGCTGCTGATGCTCAGCTCCACCGTGATCTCGATCGCAATCGGCACATGGATCGGCATTCGCGGAGCCACGAAACGTTATTCCGCCTTTGACTATACCGCCACCGTCGGCGCCATGATCATGCTGTCGATCCCGACTTTCTGGTTTGGCCTAGTCGGCATCTATGTGTTCTCGCTCAAACTCGGGTGGCTGCCGGCCGGCAATATGTACACCATCGGCGATGGCTCCTTCCTGAACTATCTCCATCACCTC from Pseudorhodobacter turbinis includes the following:
- a CDS encoding cupin domain-containing protein, giving the protein MKLLLRAFSIENRRRHLAFFANFCTGLHMTTPTPAPDTPIGSTFRRQRHEKGLSLQELARESGVSVGMISQIERDIANPSMRVLTALRRALNMPMQEMFSDTAESSTEDPPFLRRAEKRPHIDLGPLQKELLTSGGNHHLQMMILTLAPEGSSGNTALSYPAEKGGLVLEGELTLHVNGQSATLKEGDSFVFDSSLDHGFRNESDAPARILWVIGAVQFDRHL
- a CDS encoding ABC transporter ATP-binding protein, producing MERGHAVRDISFDLPQGKILCVIGESGSGKSVTANAVMGLLPPLMRVSSGEILFQGRDLLALDESSLRELRGRVVSMIFQDPLSALNPLMTVGDQVIEVMAAHNEGAPQSRKARAVELLTEVGLPDPALMLHQYPFRLSGGQRQRVMIAMALALEPDLLIADEPTTALDVTTQAQILELIQQIQRKKGMSVLFITHDFGVVAEIADQVIVMEKGLMVEQGDADSVLSAPQHPYTKRLIAAVPRLNKNNRAAGLDLCGYDEAPVLAVENLNKIYRSGGGWFRRAREVNAVQDASFNLWRGRTLGVVGESGSGKTSLGRLLIKLLDSDSGRILYRGQDVARMKEKDFRPLRPKIQMIFQDPFASLNPRSTIGHILTVGPIAQGMKSAAAKSKALGILEKVGLDAGVLGRYPHEFSGGQRQRVGIARALMFDPDVLVADEAVSALDVSIQAQTLKLLDDIQRETQVAMFFITHDLRVASQICDEILVMQKGRIVESGPPSQIFHAPQNAYTRELVAAIPGRDHVLQTA
- a CDS encoding peptide ABC transporter substrate-binding protein: MTLAKMNRREALTMIGLTGAAGALAPNLLVSAAYAGRPEAPTGQIVVGTSQEPTVFNPLMPRIEVDDGVQLSLFDGLVRISPEGEFIPALAAEVPTIENGGLSEDGLNWHFKLRDDVTWHDGTPFTAEDVKFTLELVMDPNFRSWRTTGHELVREIEVISPTEIKWRMEEAFAPYMSILVETMMVPKHILGPLEDRNEAPFNQAPIGTGAFKWGSRKAGDHLELVANPDYFGEGPYSERLIFKYIPDMTVLYTQFKSGDIDIISNQYITPDNYAEAKELPGKEVSVVPSSTVETVFFNTEKPQFQDKAVRQAIYAALDKQTIIDAIYYGLPTPAESYLPQQSFFYNPDLPKHEYSVETANKLLDDAGWARGSDGIREKDGVRLSFSNSTTSGNHLREQAQQFIQQTLGEAGIEMTIENKPPAVMWGEYWTQSQFDSVIVGIVFTTGADADVTVRFASDAIPAKGGRGSNTGQYQNAEVDTLLEEAGRIFDQKKRKEIYARVQEVIRDDLPLLPLFQYATVRGHKEGLKGIEPNINTRIDTWNTAQYYWDN
- a CDS encoding ABC transporter permease; translation: MAGYLIRRLWQSIILLIIVSMIGFGVLHLTPGGPLSQYALTPGMTQETMDRIAEQMGLNRPIPIQYLEWAWRLLQGDWGTSYRDQQPVLTVIGRHLFATLLLMLSSTVISIAIGTWIGIRGATKRYSAFDYTATVGAMIMLSIPTFWFGLVGIYVFSLKLGWLPAGNMYTIGDGSFLNYLHHLILPSIVLALVNIAIWSRYMRTATLDVINQDFVKTARAKGVSERRVLMKHVVGNALLPMITLAGMQLPNLLSGALVTETVFTWPGMGRLFLDSLGYNDYPVVMGLLMFSAILVLLGNLIADLVAATIDPRIRLA